TCCAAATGAATCGCCCCGGTGGATTCAACCGCTAAATAAAATGTATGTTCGCTGTGTGCCTTAAATTGAATCGGGTAAGCGAATAGATTACTGAGTAAGGGACGTTGTCCGAATGGCAAACTGTCACCCATTTTGAGTTTTTGCTTCAGATGACCGTTGACCAAGTGGTAGATGGTGATTTGATCTAGTAGTGGATTGGCCAGGGTCAGTATTCGCTGATTGCGGCTTCCGGGATTACTGATATTGAGCTTAAGCCAGAGGTTACGCGCACCTATACGCTTTATGTCGTGGTCGTTTAGTTTGTGCCACGCCTTATCGGGTTGGTGACGGATTTGGGCAAAGTATTCAGCCTGTGTTTGGCTGATATACAACAAAGGCATCAAATTGATGTCACCTGCTGTTTCTGGGGTGATGGTCAAATGCTGTTGTGTGGCCTTAGCGGCCAAAGGGATGACACTTAACAGCAAAGACAGCAGCAGGTATCCCAGTCTCATTCACCAGCCTTTAGATTAAAAAAACGTCGGCTGTTGGTGGCTACCGTCTGAGCAAACAACTTACTATCCTGCCCGCGCAGTGTTGCAACATACTCGGCGATATAGGGTAAATACTGTGGCAGATTTTTACTAGATTTGGGTTTTGGGCGCATGCTTCTGGGCAATAAGTAAGGGCTGTCCGTTTCCAGTAATATGCGGTTATCGGGAATATGTACCACGGCTTCAGCCAGTGCTTGCCCTCGGCGTTCATCACAAACCCAGCCCGTGATACCCAAGTAGAGATCCTGCGCTAGATAATCATGTAGTTCATGGGTGTCGCCGGTAAAGCAGTGCAGTAATGCGTTAGGCAGTTCGGCGCGGTATTCTTGTAAAATCGCCAGAAAATCCCCATGGGCATCGCGTTGATGCATCAGTACCGGTAACTGCAGCTCAACGGCTAAAGCTAACTGGGCAGCAAAAGCTTTACGTTGATCGGCTCGGGGAGAGAAATCCCGGTTGTAATCTAGGCCACATTCGCCCACAGCAACGACTTGGTTGTGCTGACACAGTGCTTTATTACGTTCGTAACTGTCAGCCTGCCAAGTACTGGCGTGGTGGGGGTGAACCCCCGCCGTACAATAGAGTTTACCCGGATATTGTTGGCATAGCTCAATGGCTTGCTGGCTTTCCGTCAGGTGTGAACCGATCACGATCAATGGCATAACGCCATGTTGTTGTGCGCCGTTGATAACGTCATCGACTTTATCTTCAAGGGCACTGCCAATGAGATTGACAGCAATATCTATGTAGCTGGACATATCAGAGAATGCGTTTGACCCGTATGGTAGCGTTGCGATCGTCACTGCCTAGCAGAAATGAGCTCAATGCTGCCCGCTCAATATAGACCTTATCCCCAACTTTCAGGCGGAAACGGCGGTTTTCAGTTTGTTTCCAGCGCTGACCATTGGTAAAGGTAATTTTCATCGCACCATAGGCGTCTTTATTGATACTGGCAACATCGAAATAGAGTTTATCTATCTCTTTATCTGCTTTTTGAGGTTTGGGGTTACCAAAGGCGTGTTCGGCTTCGGCTTGATTATGCCCTACCGGTTGAGGAGACGCTGGCGGTTCCGGTATTTGAGGTTGTGGTGATGCAGAAGCAGCAGATTGTACCTTAGCATGGGGCTGAAGGCTTGCTGCTAGGTTGTCATAACAAATTAGCCGCTCGAGTTTATCTTTAATGGCAGCGCAATGAGTAAGCTTGGTTTCTACACCGGCAACAGCCGGTGTAGAAACCAGAAATAATATTGCGGAGATCCCCAAATAGCGCATAGACAGCATCCTTATTGTTTTTGGCTTGGGTTGTCCCGCATCAGTCGGATCAGTTGTTGGCTGTTTCGTCGGCCTGTTCCTGCTCATCCGTGTCATCGGATTTTTTACTGTAGAAGCGGGCGGCAATCAAACCACCTTCAAATAACAGTAACATAGGAACAGCAAGCATGGTCTGTGAAATCACATCCGGTGGTGTCAGCAGCATACCTACAACGAAGGCCCCAACAACAATGTAAGGCCGTTTTTCTTTCAGATCGTCGACCGAGGTCACCCCGGCCCAACACAGCAGCACTACAGCAATCGGGATTTCAAACGCCAGACCGAAAGCAAAGAACAGCTTCAGCACAAAGCTGAGGTAACTGTTAATGTCGGTGGCGATATTGACCCCTTCCGGTGCCACGCTGGTGAAAAAGCCGAACACAACCGGGAATACCACATAGTAAGCAAATGCAATTCCCATATAGAACAGCAGGGTACTGCTGATCAGTAATGGAATGATCAAACGCTTTTCATGCTTATATAGGCCTGGGGCAATGAATGACCAGATCTGATACAGCACATACGGCACTGCGATAAAAAATGCCAAGATCAGTGTCAGCTTGAATGGCGCGAAAAAAGGCGCTGCCACATCGGTGGCGATCATGCTGCCACTTTGTGGCATTACTTTGAGCAGTGGGGTTGCGACGTAGTGGTAAATATCCTGAGCCCAGTAAACCAGGCCCACAAATACGATCAATACGCTGGCTACGGCATGCAGCAGTCTGGTCCGCAGCTCCAGCAGGTGAGCGATTAAAGGTTGTTGTTGCGACATCGATTATCCGTTTGCTTTAGGCGTTGTGCCGGATTGATCTGTGCCTGACGGCTTAGATTCCTGAGCGGGAGTGACGGTTTGCGCCGCAGCGGCAGGTGCCTCAGTGTCAACGTGCTTTTTCTGGCTGTCGAGCATATCTTCAACCTGATAAGGACGATTAACTGATTGGGCCGCTTGTTTTAGCTGGTCAATCGATTCCTGCAGCTCGGGCGACAGGTTGGACAGTCCCTTAGATTCCGCTTTTTTCAGGTCGCTGTGCAACTGTTCAAGCTTCAGCTCTTGTTCCAGCTCGTCTTTGACTGAGTTGGCCATGCGTTTCATTGCACGGATCCAACTGGCGATTGAACGGACTGCTACCGGTAAACGTTCAGGGCCCAGTACGACCAGGCCGATAATACCGATGAGCAGCAGCTCCATGAAGCCGATACCATCGAACATAAGGAATTACGCCTGTTCTTTTTTCTCTTCAGCCTTTTGAGCTGGTTGTGCAGTAGGCTGCGCAGATTCTTGAGTTGCAGTTTGTTGCGGAGCGGCAGTTTGCTGCTGGGCAGTCTGTTGCTCTTCAAGTGCTTTCTTTTCGTCTTCAGCAGACATGGCGTTTTTGAAGCCTTTGATAGCACCGCCTAAATCACCACCTAATGTACGCAGTTTTTTAGTACCAAACAGCAGTACAACAATCAGCGCGATGATAAGAAGTTGCCAAATACTAATGCCACCCATGGTGAAGGTATCCTCTAAGGTTGATATAGGCTCATTATGAACCTTTGGTTGTTTAGTTCCAGCTTAAATTTATACTTTTTTAGGCCGACAGCGCCAACCTATAAGCCAGACAACGGCACCCGTACTCAGACAGACGCACGAAGGCCATAGTGTAGCGTCCCGGCTGATTAATATCGTGCCACAGATCAACAAAACCGATGAAGTTATCAGTAAGTAGTTACTTTTATGTGCCCGGCGTTGTAGCGTCAGGTAATCATTAATAATGCGCTGGTAACT
This region of Shewanella sp. NFH-SH190041 genomic DNA includes:
- a CDS encoding type VI secretion protein gives rise to the protein MRYLGISAILFLVSTPAVAGVETKLTHCAAIKDKLERLICYDNLAASLQPHAKVQSAASASPQPQIPEPPASPQPVGHNQAEAEHAFGNPKPQKADKEIDKLYFDVASINKDAYGAMKITFTNGQRWKQTENRRFRLKVGDKVYIERAALSSFLLGSDDRNATIRVKRIL
- the tatA gene encoding Sec-independent protein translocase subunit TatA, whose translation is MGGISIWQLLIIALIVVLLFGTKKLRTLGGDLGGAIKGFKNAMSAEDEKKALEEQQTAQQQTAAPQQTATQESAQPTAQPAQKAEEKKEQA
- the tatB gene encoding Sec-independent protein translocase protein TatB; translated protein: MFDGIGFMELLLIGIIGLVVLGPERLPVAVRSIASWIRAMKRMANSVKDELEQELKLEQLHSDLKKAESKGLSNLSPELQESIDQLKQAAQSVNRPYQVEDMLDSQKKHVDTEAPAAAAQTVTPAQESKPSGTDQSGTTPKANG
- the tatC gene encoding twin-arginine translocase subunit TatC; amino-acid sequence: MSQQQPLIAHLLELRTRLLHAVASVLIVFVGLVYWAQDIYHYVATPLLKVMPQSGSMIATDVAAPFFAPFKLTLILAFFIAVPYVLYQIWSFIAPGLYKHEKRLIIPLLISSTLLFYMGIAFAYYVVFPVVFGFFTSVAPEGVNIATDINSYLSFVLKLFFAFGLAFEIPIAVVLLCWAGVTSVDDLKEKRPYIVVGAFVVGMLLTPPDVISQTMLAVPMLLLFEGGLIAARFYSKKSDDTDEQEQADETANN
- a CDS encoding TatD family hydrolase, whose protein sequence is MSSYIDIAVNLIGSALEDKVDDVINGAQQHGVMPLIVIGSHLTESQQAIELCQQYPGKLYCTAGVHPHHASTWQADSYERNKALCQHNQVVAVGECGLDYNRDFSPRADQRKAFAAQLALAVELQLPVLMHQRDAHGDFLAILQEYRAELPNALLHCFTGDTHELHDYLAQDLYLGITGWVCDERRGQALAEAVVHIPDNRILLETDSPYLLPRSMRPKPKSSKNLPQYLPYIAEYVATLRGQDSKLFAQTVATNSRRFFNLKAGE